A part of Drosophila ananassae strain 14024-0371.13 chromosome 2R, ASM1763931v2, whole genome shotgun sequence genomic DNA contains:
- the LOC26514874 gene encoding uncharacterized protein LOC26514874, protein MLKMAIKLTCAWILLLQLASFGLADVSHLEYSITPSSQLAYYHYPAPNRPAVQRLPQPQPQPQQRYQQVVAKAPQQYNHVARQFAEPALEQAAFTQALTSQGYVFGVPSSQLQVAPPAPPQPIQQLPKPSGRSIPASATATASSAATANALDANSLNLKLPVPFGIAPLNVAQLPLQAGAPYASVPHTTGLTSYGTPQIQRR, encoded by the exons ATGTTAAAAATGGCAATTAAA TTAACCTGTGCCTGGAttctgctgctgcagttgGCCAGCTTCGGCCTGGCTGATGTCTCGCACTTGGAATATTCTATTACCCCCAGCTCCCAGTTGGCCTACTACCACTACCCGGCTCCCAATAGGCCGGCAGTGCAGAGGCTGCcacagccccagccccagccccagcagCGATACCAACAGGTGGTGGCCAAGGCTCCCCAGCAATACAACCATGTGGCCCGGCAGTTTGCTGAGCCTGCCCTGGAACAGGCCGCCTTTACCCAGGCTCTGACCAGTCAGGGCTATGTGTTCGGAGTACCTTCATCACAGCTACAGGTGGCGCCGCCAGCTCCTCCCCAGCCAATACAGCAGCTGCCCAAGCCATCAGGACGTTCTATTCCCGCCagtgccactgccaccgcctcatccgctgccactgccaacGCCTTGGATGCCAACTCCCTGAATCTTAAGCTGCCAGTGCCCTTTGGCATTGCACCACTGAATGTGGCACAGTTGCCGCTGCAAGCCGGCGCCCCCTACGCCAGTGTGCCACACACCACAGGACTCACCTCCTACGGCACACCGCAGATACAGAGGCGCTGA